AACACATTCCTGACAATTACGGCTATCCAAGAAGGTTTCCGATATCTGCTGCTCTaaaatatacaaagacaaatttgaaaaaaaatattcagttgtATACATatagtaatttttatttcaaatgtttgtgATTTTTGTAATAGTATAAGTGTTTGAACGAAGTAATTCATAAGCTGGCTTTTGTTACACATACGACTGTTTTCTGAACAAGATATCCGAACAAATAAAATCTAGAAATAgaggacattttttttcaatttcgaaaataacaaatatatgttgATTACTCGATATAGCTGGaaccaaatcaaaacaaacagggaaaaaacaacatatttgtgtaCTGATGAAAAGCACAGTGTTAAAGTTATTGCGTTTAAATTGATTTCTTTGAAATAGTACTTACACCATTTCACAGATATAGGTAGTTGGTACTGTACAAGGACCATCTGTCCAAGAATAATTGAAGCCTATGACTGGATCAACTCGCATAGCTACACAATTCTCGTTTCCTCCTCTGTTGTTTGGTTGGGTTGGTCCCCAGTTAAAGTATGTTGCTTGCTTGCCGTTAGCTATCCAGTGAAATTCCCCTTCAGTTACAAGGTCATTTAATCCTATGTACATTCCAATGGAatctaataaaacaaacaaaaatgttgcttctataaaacaaaaaatgttagtTGCATCAATcgattattcattttcaaagtCACGCTgcgatttgttttttttgtattttgataataGAAGATATGGTATTAGTGTCcatgagacaaatatccatccAAGTTACACTTCGTAAAAGTAACCCATcatatgtcaaagtacggtctttaacacggagcctttgctcacactgaacagcaaggtataaagggcccccctaaaatactagtgtaaaaccattcaaacgggaaaaccaacggtgttAACTATTacatcaaataaactcatcatagatgccatgactaaattttgtatatacgccagacgcgcgtgtcgtctactaaagactcatcagtgacgctcgaatccaaaacagtttGAAAATGCCAAAataagttgaagaacattgaggaaaaaaattcctaaaagtgtttccaaattcagctaaggtaatctctgCCTGAGGTAGAATTTCAATACATACCAACAATTGAGCACCATGATATAATAGTTATAGTGTAATATATCGTTTTCCAGGCTCAAAGGAACATGCGTTTTAGTATGCTACTTCTTACTATTCAAACAAATGAGCGTTCGAGATTTGAACACGTGAGGTCACTCTCTGTTTTGTGATGCAATGTTGTTATGTGAACGTAATTCAAACcaggttctttttttttatcgtcaTGTTAAGTTCCTCATTTGTTATTTGCCATGATAGGATAACATAACAAATCGGTAGTAATTAAGACACCCAAGCTTGATAACAACTTAAACGAAGTGGCAAAATTGTATTAAGGTAATGAAAGATAGAGAAGAACAGTTGCGCTCCATCATATATGATAAATCTAACGTCTACGCATCCttacttattttgatcattaaatTTGCCAGAAAATCTTGTGTTTTTGCATCATCAACGGTAGCTAATGATGCAGATCTTCCATATTGACGTCCAATCACTTCACACAGTTTCTgttaaaagataaagaaatattactttcaaatttcaaaacaaacatttCTTCAGCATGTTGATATGATATAATACCATTaattgaaatgacaaaattaacatattttcaacCATTTCTTTCCCTTGAAAAACAGCATAAATTCTTCCATGCTTACACGTTTGAAACAAAAGGATATTCATACATAACCACCTGCTAAAGTATGACTATGATGAAATATGCTacattaagaaaatatatatCCCGCTCCTAATATTATTTCGATGATCTTATTCTAACACTGTAGTCCCTAACGCTTGTctttcaaagttattgatatcATATACAAGATCACGTGATGTGAAATGAGTTGCAACAGTCCCGGTGTTTAAAACGCAAGTATCCAATGAGAAAGATACAATTCAATGATAAACAAAAAACCTTAGGGAttcaaatactgtaaaccaacttctTTTCGTGGATACTTTGTTCCAGCCCTTTTTAGCCCACTTTGTGGCGATTTAATTTAGCGACGACTTTCAAATTCACTTAATGCAGTAAATTAGGGAAATAAATtatcgcgacgatttatatttatgttatttcaCTACTCGCAAAGGTCgcgaaattaaattaaatttcaataactttAAAAGAGTCGAGCCTAAATGTGTTTAAACGGTAATCGACTTCTGCTATGCACACATTATCTGTCATTGGAATTCACACTCATTTAAAATCGGGAATAACACAAACTTCATACAGCGATTTATACAAAACAGGCAAAAAGAGTAATTATAAATCATAGTAAAAATACCAAAATTATAATAAGAACACTTATTTGTTTAACCTTCGTCGGCTCTTTTTAATTTTACTCACCAGTGAATCGGCAAATGTCTCGTTGTCACGGCTTAGAAAGAAACACTTGTCTCCATAATGCCTCCAACTATTAGGACATGCACAAAATactgaaattaaaattatttttcgtTTATCCTTTCATACATAATATAAATGCTGAGAACTGTCtaatatttacaaacaaatgaTATAAAGAGATTTGTCACGTTCAAGGAATGCAGTCAAAATCCAAAGTCAAAGAAGAATAATCCatgttatattttgatttataaattttattcgACTCTCAGTTTATTTACATCACGACGAAAACCTGCTTCAAACGCATAAATCGTTGCATCTTTAACTGTTCGTGTTATCTATGATAAAGTTATTTCAtcacaaaaatatgaatattcaaAAACAAAGCTAGGAAAAGTTTGATTACGCACAAAATATAACGTTCGTATTTTTAATTGTTACTATGGACACTTTTTCTTGCTTTTTAGTAATTTTTGTATGGTGCGTTGGTCATTTATACATACATATGGAGGCTTTTATAACAACTTTACTGTGACGCTTTTACACAGTAAAGTAACAGTTGATATATGGTTTATGTTGCTTCAAACATTGATAAAAAGATAAACTCATCACAGTAGTACAAATAACTTCGTAGACCAAATGCGCGtacaatattgtaaaaaaaataaaaataacctaTCGCTATTCGTAATGATTTTGGTTCTATTGTATAAACAAATTGCTCAAAAATTTTGCTGATTTATAATTGGTTTGCAAGGCAACGATTTCATTTTAAGTCATGTTCGTGTAACATTTAATTATAGTTTTGAAGGGGAAGGGTATTGCAGATGTTTAGCATTGATATGTTTATCAAAGTAGAAATCAGCAAAAAGACCTTTTCGTTAACTGATCCAGTACACATAAATACATTCAGATACAGGATAAACATTAAATCGAACAGACCTAAACATTTAGTGCACGAATTTTGTCTGTCTTTTTAGATCAAAATAGTGTATGCATGGTATGTATCGGGTTTAAATTTATAATTGTTGGCAGGCTTTGAATGTTATCGCAAGGGATAATTTGATGGCATGAagtctataataaaaaaaaatgctgctaAATTTCATCGATTTTACGATTAATTGACTTTCTACTAATTTTTTGGTAATTTGGAAACGTGTTTGACTCTTCTAtgaatcaaaaatgttaatttGCAATTTGGTTAAATTGGTGAGCATTGATTTGACAGCAATGCTTATCCTAACATATACTTTAATCCGTAAATGTCCATAAATCAAAACTACACGAAGAGGCATTTCATTATATATAACTGATTGAATCTTGAAAAATTAGTTCaatattacattacatgtattgcATGTATGCTGCTTCATTCTAATACTTTATTATGATTGGCTGTCAGCGTTCTCGTGTCAGTCTGAAAACTAAcgttcattttgaaatgaaatgtaacattcatcATGACACGAGCTTCGGCAATAAattaaagtgcacaggtaaataaaaataaatcttgtTTTCATCATCCTAGcaatatattaaattataagtattgaatttttcttttagtaatatcatagggttgtaaaagcgttgaccctgtgtacatttttagaatgaagcgttTCGGCGCATTATACTAAATGTATCTCGGTAAACGCTTGTACACCCCAAAATATTTAAGAAGCattcaaatattaagaaaaattaCTTACCAACTGTGGCTacaaatgccagaacacaaagtTTCATACATACAAAAGACATTTTGTTATATTAGGCAGCAGTTTGAATATTGAATGTTGCATTTCAAGAGGCGATATTTATATTCGTTAATTATCTCAAGTTCGTGGGGTCAAACTATTGCAGACAAACTGGAATGGGGTGTAACATGTGGACCAAAAACAAAGTCAAGGTCTACTTAGTTGTTACTGATAATTGATGAACGTTTATGACTGGTATTCATACagaccattttgataaaaagttcaattttcaAAACGAGATTATATGGAATATAATTTGGAACATTTATCAGGATAAGATAAAAGCGATAGTTCGTGAATTCCTATGCGAATAATTGAATTTTGAACAAAAATCTTTATAAGTACATGAGGTGAACTATGAGAATGTTAATTGGAGTATCCATTTTGAGTGCCTCTGATGACTTTCacttagacgaaacgcgcgtcttccGTGCAAAATTATAAGCCTCATACATTTGATGCGTTTGTAGTACAAGTAGAAAATTATAATCAATTGACAACTTAGCATGTGCACACGAAACATATTTCAAGAATAAGCATTTATTTCAGTTTCAACCAGGGGTCAAAATGATGTTTGGTATGATCCACCGTCTCAGAGAGAATTGCCTCTAGCCATATAAAGCCTTCGGACAATGTCGGATACACATTTTGAGTTACATAGGAGAAGATAGGTgatagaaaatgtttttttttagaaaattaaaataaaaaaaataataatgtgtaaattgcaaacttgatacatcccacacagccaaacggacgccccacttcggcaagcgttttactgccggtcgggagaagaccacgTGACCATATGTCTATTAACCAGTCACCCTTGCTGGcataaatataatgaataaatacTATAAGTAAATTTACATTAATGGATACATTAAAGATATGTTTGGAAATTTCTGTTTATTTGGACTAAGATATAC
This genomic window from Mytilus galloprovincialis chromosome 9, xbMytGall1.hap1.1, whole genome shotgun sequence contains:
- the LOC143044616 gene encoding low affinity immunoglobulin epsilon Fc receptor-like, with protein sequence MSFVCMKLCVLAFVATVVFCACPNSWRHYGDKCFFLSRDNETFADSLKLCEVIGRQYGRSASLATVDDAKTQDFLANLMIKINSIGMYIGLNDLVTEGEFHWIANGKQATYFNWGPTQPNNRGGNENCVAMRVDPVIGFNYSWTDGPCTVPTTYICEMVAADIGNLLG